In Lycium ferocissimum isolate CSIRO_LF1 chromosome 3, AGI_CSIRO_Lferr_CH_V1, whole genome shotgun sequence, the genomic window AAAACGTCTTGCAGAAGTAATTTTCCCTTTTCTAAAAGGGGTTGTCATTGCATACTTCTTTTAGTGGAAAGATTAACCTGCGACACCCTGTCTGCCACATTCTGTCCAAAAAGTTGCAAATTGATAAGAAAATGGTATAAAAGGAGCATCTAGGACTAGGGACAGGTAAAAAAAAGGGATAGAAAGTACAACAGACGGTAGAAATTAAGGGAAAACCGGAAAAGTACGCTCGTTCCTTAATTACCTGGTTTAAGCCAGTTTTTTCTTAAACACATTGTTTACTATGAGTGTAtgatgttgtataatatttgtataatgttgtataatattaatttaatgTTTTATATAACAAGTATTGTTGTATACCGTGTCTATAAGCATCATTGCGTAAAAAAAGATTGGTTAGGGGAATATAAACGGAAAATATGGCTAAATAGTTGTACTCCCTCGTTCCCtttttagcctttttaatttttttcaaaataagtagagttttagaatttaaagaatacattcttccaaaattattcttATTTAAATAATCAAAAGCTCATTAATTACAACCTTTTTTTTCAGACATTTAATTATGTAAAACACAATTTAATTAGGACGGAAGgagtgatatattattttgggtCTGTAAAAATCCTTAAAGAAAATACAGCCCTCACTGCCTCACTTGTATGacacattttaaattatttcactaagtggtcgtttggttcatggtacacattttaaattaaaatttaaatttatacactAATAAAATACATTAAGTCTTTCTTAGTTGAAACTTACTTCTCACAACAAATTTACTTCTCATTTACAACAAATTTACTTCTCACAACAAATTTACTTCTCATTTACAACAAATTTACTTCTCACAACAAATTTACTTCTCATTTTTATATTTCAATAAAGATAACAGTTTATTAGTTGAAACTTCTTTGATAATGTTGACCTAAGAGAGAACAACTCAACATGCCATGCTTTTAGAAATAAATAactcacttttatttttataattaattaatttatataataaaaaattatatctataacattttgaaaacttatttttttaatttgataatgAATAGAGTTcagaatcatttttttttataatgaattaattgatcgttttcatatgaatttcatttgtttttccatttgtttaaattttaaatttcgaTTTTGAGCCACTTAAAAGCTGAAGCAGATTAAGAGCCTGTGCTTATAGGCTGTTTTTGTTAAACTAACCAAAACAGGCCGACTTACTTTTTTAGAtttattttaaacataaaataactTATAgaccagccaaacactcaaaacagcaacttataagcttagctaagccaaacgggctctaagtgaTTTCATCGACAAGATAACTTCAGTGAAAAATCCAAATTAACGAGAAACAGACTTCATCCACTTTAGGGatgaaaaaaaagttgacacaGATATTCGTAAACCATCATTCACTTGATTCCATGGAGAACTTTGTAAATACAGATTCACACTATCTTATcttaacaaccaaaatataagGAACACCACCACCGAACCACAGTAACACACTACTGTCTTTTTTTTCACCTACACCAAATTTAAAACTAATCTAAAAGGTTTTCCACCTCTAAAAGGCCATTTACAAATAGCCCCAAACATCACTCAACCAAACTATCTAATAACGGTCACCACCGCCATATCCACCTCCGCCATAACCGCCACCACCACCTTCACGTCGGCCACCGTAGCCTCCCCCGCCACCTTCACGGCGGCCACCTCCATAACCACCACCGCCGCCGTATCCACCGCCGCCTCCTCCGTAACCTCCGCCGCCTCCTTGACGTCGGCCACCGCCGAAACCGCCACCTCCACCGCCGCCGCTACCGCGAGCCTGAGCTTCGTTAACGGTGATGTTACGGCCGTCAAGTTCCTGACCGTTCATTGCTGAAATTGCATCCTTCATTGATTTCTCATCCTTGAAGGTAACGAAGCCGAATCCTCTAGATCTGCCAGTTTCTCTGTCGTTAATGATctgaaataaacaaaaagaacaATAAAACACATCAGATCTAACAGATCTACAATGCTAAAAGCAATTACAGCACTGAAATAACATGTTTCGATTAAAAAAAGGGCTCAAGTTTCAAGTCCAGTAATAAACCAAgctgaatttgaaagaaaaaaaaaacacaacgAAAATACTTGAGATCTAACAGATCCATAAGGTCAAAAGCAACAGAAGCACGGAAATAACACCTATTTTtgacaaccaaaaaaaaagataagtttCAAGTCTGGATATACAAAAACAATATTTCGATAAAAAAACTaaacttcaaaaaattttaaaagcatAAGCGTGAAcgacaaatatatggacaaaggaatttttaaaaattacaataaaCGAACACAACAAGAAAACACTTCAGATCTGACAGATCTACAAGGTTTTCATAATAGCACAGATATTTCAAAAGGCTAAAGTTACAGAATtagtaaaaacaaaaacagaACAGAACGACAGAAACAAGCAAATAAGTTATAATAAacacatttcaacaaaaacaaaaggccaaacttccaaaaatttgaaaagtatAAACATGAAtgacaaatatgaaaaataaaaaataaaaaaaattacaataaagcacatatatcacataaaacCGATCTATCTTCATCTCTTAACAAACAAAGAGAAGACGTACCGTTTAAAGGGAATGGCATTAAGATTATAAACAGTAACGGTAACAGTAACACAGATGAATCAAGTAAACCAGAGAGATATTAGAGATTAGTAATCAGAGTAACAGAAGGTCATCAACGAAGCCAAAAAAATGGATCGGATCTGATGATTTCTGCTCTGCAACAAACGGACCTTGGAATCGACTACTTCGCCATAAGTACCGAAAGCATCAGCTAGGGTTCTATCTGTGGTGGCCCATGCTAGACCACCAACGAAACAACTGTACTCAACTTCAGCCGCCATTATAAAACCCTAGGAAAATATAAAGACAAACcctaatgaaaaaaaaaatatctgaaAAGAAGAGATGCGGTGAAATTGATGTAGAAAAGCCCGTTTTTTATAGGCCGATGAGGCTATGGGCTTTTAAGTAATTGGGCTTAGGGCTAGGTGGAAAAATACAGTTTTAGTCCTCGACTAGATATTTATGTTTTGAGAAAATATCTAAAATCATCCCTTATTATTGGTGGTGGATTCAAAGTCATTCCTCTTCTTGTACGTAAAGTATTCATAGTCTTCCTTAAAATTTTAATACACTTTTAGTCCCCTCCTAGATATTTATGCCAGAGAAAATATCCAAacttatccctttttttttttgcatctaATTTAAACCGATCCCTCTTCTTTTACATGACGTATTAGTGGTCCTCCATAAAATCTTAATACACTTTTACTCCTCTCCTAAATGAGTAAATAAGTCTTTTTGAGAATTCTGTTGGTTCCATTAGGTCTAGAATATCGATTATAACTTGATAGAGTGGTTGGCTCAATTTCCGAGGGACTCGGGgatattttcatcttttggttGAAATTCTAATTTAAGGGTGTTTGGGGGTTGACCGTATTAGTGGTTAAATGAGTAAATAAGTCTTTTTGAGAATTCTCGTTGGTTCCATTAGGTCTAGAAgacctctttttgaaaattccAAGAGCGCGAATGAGTTCATAGCGTCGTTTATACTCGggttgcatgtttggtttgtgtccggaAGGCCTCAGGTGTTCTTCTATTCTCTAATGTGAGAAATTTTTCTTCCTTAAACCTCGTCAGCCATCCCAACACCTTCCCACTTGAATCCCGATCATCTCAATCAACCTTTTTTCTCATATTATTTCAATCCTAATTTATATATTGACGATCCTTGaataagaaagaaggagaaggcACAACTTTTGAATCGTGATTTTTCACAACATGTGAAATGATAGAACTCCACAAGTAGTTTGTGTATTGTATTTATGAATCTATGTTGATTTAAGGTATTGCTTACTTGTCAATTTTTTAGGTTGTCACAAACAAACTTTGTCAAACGATGTTCATGTAATAGTCCATTAGGAGTTGAGTATGTAATAATGGTTATAGTTTATTAACACCTGGAGTGGCTCAGTTGATTTTTCTGTTATCTTTTTAAATTCTTTGTTCCAATGAATCAACAAGTGTAATGCTCAATCAGAAAGAAATATAAAAGCTCACAAGAAGATGAATCTTTACCACTACTACACCTTAACGACATGGTAATTATTGATAATTGACGAAGCAGTTGGCCGGAATTCAAATTAGAGTTTTGATTAGGATTTGGTTGGAAAAGGGGCTGGTTGTCGTGACTTAGCAATGAGAGAACGGGTCTCGCTTTGGAAAGAAATTTTCTCAGCTCAGGAAAATCTCACGTGCAAAGCCCGGAGTGTTAGAAGATAAACCGTGTCGAAAGAGGATTAAAAATGTGCACCAATATTTCAAATATGGAAGACTAGTAGTAATTTATGTAAAAGAAGAGGGTTGATTTTGAGTTAAAGGGGGGAGCCATCTTTAGACGTCGGACAACCAACCGCTTGAGCAAAGAACAGTTTCTGTTAGAGAAGAGAGAAGCCAACTCAATAGCAACTGATCCTGCTTTTTCCATGGAAGATTAGGCTCTGATTAGTTTAGTCTACGAAGAGTTCTCGCGTGAGTACTCGGCACTTCAATTTTTCAGTATGAATTTGGTATGGCACCGCACTCGTGTGTGCCATCATCAAAATCATGGCTTCGAATAGCAAGATATACTTGAGATTTCCAGAGAATAAATTATTCTCTCCAGTTTAATCAAATTTGAGCGAGAGAAATTGGTGAAAAATAGTGCGATGTTGAAGTTATGGCAAGTGTTGAAACCTTAAAAAACTGGAATAGAAGAATGGATTTCTCATTCACAAGGATCGTGACCACTGTGTACAACTGAAGACCTTTGTTTTGGAGTTCTAAATGGACTTTACAAGGCTATCCTATTATTAAGTACTACAACAATTACACTTGGATACCTTAATTCAATCACTGTAATTTAGATCTACACATTTTATTCTTTGGAATATCTATCCTAACAAGTTCTATATCTGAAATGTCATATATAGAAATTTTCTCTAACTCAATTGTATGTCTAACGTCGTCCAAATCCCAGTGAAACTTTTTTCTATAACACATACAGCTACTAGTTGCTTCCGAAGAAGAAAAGAACCACATTTGATTCAAttatgaaatataatatatattagtTCATACCTTTCGTTTATAATATGTTGATAACCATCCAGAAGTGAAGAAAGAAATACGTCTGCACTAAATTAAAAAAGGGGCGATCATTTATAACTTTCATTCAACCTTGGAAGTAACAATAGCGAGAAACCAGAACAGTAACACGAACCACAGTAACAGTAACACAACGAGCCAATTGGGAGAAAACAGAACAGTAACACGAACCACAGTGACAAAAAATAAACTTCCAACCAACCGAGAAACATAGTCAACCAAACAAAAAATCTAAAGTAGGACATAATTTAGTCTTGTAGATGATTAAACCCAATTTCATAACGTTATTGGATCTTAATTCCTCCAGCTTCCTTCAGATGCACCACCACCTCTCGAGTAGCGCGACCCACCATCACCATAACGATCACCACCACCATAACCACCACCATAGCCGCCACCACCACCGCCATATCCGCGATCACGGCCACCACCATAACCACCACCGTTGCCACCGTCCCGTCGGCCATAGCCACCACCGTAGCCACCGCCACCGTATCCACCGCCACCGTAGCCGCCGCCGCCACCGCTGTAGCCACCGGTACGTCGGCCACCACCGAACCCACCGCCGCCACCACCGCTACCGCGTGATTGAGCTTCATTAACAGTGATGTTACGACCATCAAGGTTCTGGCCATTCATTCCTTCAATTGCGTCCCTCATTGATTTCTCATCACCAAACGTAACAAAACCAAATCCTCTTGATCTACCTGTCTCACGATCGTTTATGATCTGAAAccaaaatcaattaaaagatcAGATCCGGACAGATCTACTACAACTAATACTTCATCCGATAATTTTCATGAATCGGAACAttaaacactactaaaaaaagaCAGGAATTAAAACTGCAAAATTCGTCGCTGGATTAGTGACAGATTAGCTATGGATCATCACAAAATTCTGTTAGCTATGAGAAATTTAGGACGGATTAGTGCAAAGTCCAtaggaaattccaatttttagTTCAAAATTATAGAAGTCACTACAAATAACAAATTTAAACTTGTTATCATATagttcaaaatcatatcaagaaattgaggaaagaaagtaaataatgataatagtaGACAGTAAAAAAGGAAGGAAGGATAAAAGAGATCAATTAGATGTATACGGAAAACGGAACGTACCGTGTTTAGGGAATGGAATAAGGTAACATGAGTAACAAATAGTAACAGAGGAATCAAGAGTAACAGTAACGGTAACAGTAACACAGTAACAGTAACAGTAGAAACAGAGAGATCAATGATGAGAGTAACAGAAGGTCATCAACGAAACCAAACAAATGGGCTCGGATCCGATCTCTTCAACAAACGGACCTTGGAATCGATAACTTCACCGTAATGAGCAAAAGCATCTCCTAACGTACTATCAGTGGTAGCCCATGCTAGCCCACCAACAAAACACCTGTACTCAACCTCAGCTGCCATATTTGTTTTTAAGATAAAAGACTTAATTGAATGTAAGAGAGAACAATTGAAGGGCTGATGTGAATTTTGTGGGTAGAGAAGGCTGGCTTTTATAGGCAGAGGATACTAGGTCGGTTAATTTTAGGTGGGTGCGCAATAAAAGCGGTGGTTACCGATTGCGAAGGTAATGGATAACCACGGGTGGTTAACAATGGTTAAAATTGCTGGCTAATGCTTGAGAGAGGAGTATGATTTAGGAGTCCTTTTTTATTGGTCACATATTGCTTATAGAAATTTTCAGAGTATTTTAAATTGTTGCCCAAAATACTTGttcaatttgaaaaatcaaatataatttacTCTTGTTATTAATGGgttaattatttcaattcatttttcaacattgatgaattataaaaattaatggtaatatagaaaaattatcatttatttattgttttataCGAAGTGTGTCAAGTTAAATGTAGACAAATAAATatgaacggagagagtattatttttcatatttactCTTACTTTAGTAAATGTGAAGAGAAATTGTAGTGAAAAAATAGTTACTAAATTAAgctcaataaataaagataatttAGTTGTTTTTTAAGGAGTgggtcaaaaaagaaaatataacaaGTAAAAAGAAATGCAAGTATCAGACGTAAAATTGCTATATGGTTagcaattatataaaaactagtGAAATTGTTCGCTCTTCGCGCGATCAgaatttgttttttcttctaatAATTGTATAGCAAAATCCTTTAATCTCTAGATCCAACTGTAGGTATCAAGTTCTAATAGATTTTATTATTAACACTTAATTTCATACGTTTCTCAAATTTCTCATCACTTAAAAGATTTACATTGTCttaaaaaacatgtaaagaaggaaaagtgtttttttccCTCTAAAATAGCTTCTCTATACATGCACAGGTGAAATAAATTCTAGAGTATGATTTTTCTTTGTACATTTAGTATATGTACAAacattttctcctttttagtAAAGAGTTAGCTTTTGATATGAACTTATATCAATAAGTACTATTTCAAGTTAACAATTCAAGAATTATTAGTAGGTTTATATTacatataacaaataataaataatttactCCTAAACCAAAATTTGGAAACCGGCACTTTATATCTAAAATTTATCTCATCATATCATTTTTCTCACACTTTAATCTTAAAACATTCAGATTATTTCTTAAAGATAATCTTAGGGTTAATATACTAAAGGAGGACTATGATGCTCCGAACACTTAGAATCATTGTAataaataataacaacaacttgTAAAGCGTAAAAAGTTAATTAACGAAGCTATAACGTTCAATTTATTAAAAGTCACAGAGCGGAAAATAAATTTCAAGAACCTGTACGCTTTCTTGCTCAAACGGGCGTGAATTTTCTATTTGCTTTCAATGTTTGCTGTCAGGGGCAGATGTACCATTGTAGGTACGGGTTTAATTGGACCCATAACTTTTGATGCGGAACACAAATTTGTGTATAAAAGTTactaaaattgcaataaatagtagatacaTATAATGGTTCAATTGTGAAAATCTTAAAAGATTGACCCATATAATTTAAATCCTAGATCTGCTTTACCTTTAGTTAGAAGTTGTCGGGGTGCTCTGCGAAACTATATTCTTTCAAGTTTTTTTATAGCTTAAGAATTCTTAATTTATGCGCAATATTATTCTTTGCCCACATCCAAGTTAAAGCTGCATGAGAATATGCCTTATAAAAATGTAAGTAAACATGCATACACATTTCAGAACGATGAATACATGTGAAAAGCTGCATGAGAATACGCCTTATAAAAATGTATGTAAACATGCATACACATTTCAGAACGATGAATACATGTGAAAATGCTTTCTTATGAGACatccaaaaaatgaaaaaacaagaTGCTTACTTAAAGAATAGAAGCAGCATATCAAACTTACTGATCAAAGAAGGCAtattcacaaaattatttttgagaGATTTGAATATTCTCATCCATGCCTGCATTCACTGTTTCACAAGTTATCAAACAATCCACGACCTCAACACATTACCTCtatctctatatatatttagtaacttttaCGTTATAAAATGATAATGATGTTAAATAAGTATCATTAAAGAAATCAAGTATTAATAGATATAAATGCTACAATAGAATATGAAAGGTTGGAGTTGATAATAATTGAGACTATTAAGGTTTTAAATAAACAGATTTAATTACTGCTAAGTGGGCTGGCCTAGAGAAACAATTACTTAGGATTTATTACAATTACGTGGCTGACTCAGTAATGGGTTTTTATTCCAAAGgaatattttctttaggaatttttaaggctttttaatAGTCCTTTTAGTTAGTAGAATGAaagaacaaagaagaaaaaaaataaataggaatGGAGGTCATGAAatggtgtcacatcaccttgttatattatatatagattgttaTTATTAAgggcatttttatttttaataatatattacTGTGTTGGCGAATTGACGATTCAAGGTTTATTACTAAAACTGAAGTACtaatattttattcatgaagaCGGTTAAGTGTCTAACACGATGGAAGCCTCTCGTCCTTCATCATGACGAGCAATTACATCTCACTTTCCCTTTCTTGTCCCCTTccctctttaaaaaaaaaaaaataataataataataataaaacccgtttttttaaatatattctctaaaattaaatattttagttaaaaaaatctgattttttttttttttaaatctgaaaaactgtgaagtgtttttttttttcaaaaaaaagtttcctaattttttttaaatattgattaattttaaaaaatcaaaaaaattgatttaaaaaatttggaaaataaaagtcatttttaacagatttgtttttagaaaaattaattttctagattgttttttaaaaaaattgccacataggcaccacatagaataagttaaatACCATGTGGAATCCATGTCACTCAATTCCAATGACTACACTTGTTTATATGgaaatatgttagaaatgaggggtatttttgaaactttgttAACGGTAGGGATATATTTGATTACTTTGGCTAACGGAGAACAAAGCTaaccaataaactaaagtagatgtgtgtatttaacccttttcccttataaATATGTAGGAGGGTAACTTATTATGGTGATGCAGAATAtaattgttacaaaaaaaatgcatttatattaaataattattcatGTATCATTACAGACAAATCAAAAAGATTTATTTTATTAACCTGATTATAAGCATTTTTTAGCTTATTTACGCATTTgataaatattcaaaaattgCTCATTAGCTAAAAATCAATCAAAAGTCATGAAtttatcatcaaattcatgattttccaACTTATAAACACTTTTGATTTGACCGATTTTCTTTACTATTTATCCTCCAAAACAAAAATCACAAACTTCTGCTTTACTTTCTCccgttatttaaaaaaaatacttttaaatttaaagtttttgataataaaaaaattaagaataatTTAGTTATTTTAATAAAAGAATAATTTACGTTAAATTTTTACCAAActcattttctatttatcttttgatCCAAAtgcataattatttttaattaaattaatttctgCACTTTTCGATACTAAAAT contains:
- the LOC132049941 gene encoding glycine-rich RNA-binding protein-like yields the protein MAAEVEYRCFVGGLAWATTDSTLGDAFAHYGEVIDSKIINDRETGRSRGFGFVTFGDEKSMRDAIEGMNGQNLDGRNITVNEAQSRGSGGGGGGFGGGRRTGGYSGGGGGYGGGGYGGGGYGGGYGRRDGGNGGGYGGGRDRGYGGGGGGYGGGYGGGDRYGDGGSRYSRGGGASEGSWRN
- the LOC132049940 gene encoding glycine-rich RNA-binding protein GRP1A-like — protein: MAAEVEYSCFVGGLAWATTDRTLADAFGTYGEVVDSKIINDRETGRSRGFGFVTFKDEKSMKDAISAMNGQELDGRNITVNEAQARGSGGGGGGGFGGGRRQGGGGGYGGGGGGYGGGGGYGGGRREGGGGGYGGRREGGGGGYGGGGYGGGDRY